In Brevibacillus marinus, the genomic window ATGAAAAACGCGGAAACAAACAAGGCCGGCAGCGGCTTTCGCGAAACGATGACGTTGAAATCCTCCCGGAAGGTGGCCCTCTCCTGCCTTTCGGGAGCGGCGAATGTTTCCTGCACCAAAAAGATGACCAGCAGCGTCGCGCCAAAAATACTGATCCCCAGCAAGGAGAACACGGCGGCAAAACCGAACCGGTCGGCGCACACGCCGCCGATCAGCGGTCCGCAGATCGTCCCGCAGATGGAACTGGAATGCAGCATGCCCAGCGCATAACCGCTCCGTTCCCGGGGCGCATCAAGCGCCACCAATGCGGAAGCCGCCGGTGAAAAACCGGCCGCTGCGCCATTTAGCAGCCGCAACAGCAGCAGCTGCAGATGATCCGTGACAAAGCCCATCCAGGTGATGGTGACCGACATGCCGATGCCCGCGCGAACCAGCATCGGTTTTCGTCCGTAGCGGTCTCCCAGCTTACCCCAGACGAAAGAAAAAATAAACGCCGTCAGCAGGTTGGCGCCAAACATCAGCCCCGCCCACACCCGCACTTCCCCCGGATCGGAAAGCTCCAGCTCTTGCAGATAAAGCGGCAAAAAAGGGGTGACGCAGCTGATCGAGGCCATCGCGAAAAATTGCACCAGGCACATGATGAACAAGGTTCGTTTCCACTTTTCCCAGCGGAGGGTCCGCAGCTGTCCTTGCGCCACGTCATATCCACCGCTCTCGTGCCGCGGGCGCCGCCTTCGGACAGTTTGCACAGAAGCTTCCGTCGGCGGACACCCGATAGTAGAAACAGCATGTTTGCCGAATCCGCACCGGTTTGCCCGACGCGGGATGAGCGCTTTGCGGCCGATAAAAACGCAGCAGCGGATTTTCCGCTTCGCCAAAACACGTGCCGGAAGCGTCCGCCACCACGTACAGGAAATCCCTTTCCGCGCGCTCCCTCGTCTGGGCGCAGCCGAGCTGCGCCAACCGTTTTTCGTACAGCGAAAACAAGCGCACCGCCGTATTCTCCCACAAGATGGCGAGCGGGATGTCGGTTACTTCCGCGAGGACGCGCCACAGCGGGGCCAAGCTTTTGGCGAAGAGGGAAGCGATGATCTCGCTGCGCCACTCCTCGCGGCTGTCCGCCGCGGGTTCCGTTACGCGCCATTTTGCCACGCGCAGTCCG contains:
- a CDS encoding MFS transporter translates to MAQGQLRTLRWEKWKRTLFIMCLVQFFAMASISCVTPFLPLYLQELELSDPGEVRVWAGLMFGANLLTAFIFSFVWGKLGDRYGRKPMLVRAGIGMSVTITWMGFVTDHLQLLLLRLLNGAAAGFSPAASALVALDAPRERSGYALGMLHSSSICGTICGPLIGGVCADRFGFAAVFSLLGISIFGATLLVIFLVQETFAAPERQERATFREDFNVIVSRKPLPALFVSAFFIRMATVGTLPLVPLYVQQLVPEQANLAFWAGLTTAAMGIANMLAAPPLGKWSDRCGAQYVLVFAVLGAAVFFVPQAFVQHLWQLIALRFCCGLFLGGMTPSLNVLIRRYAPDGMESRTFSYSNSALILGGMVGSVVMGAVASVCGLAAVFLCSAVILAIDVCWMRQTIILARSASATSGSAER
- a CDS encoding IucA/IucC family C-terminal-domain containing protein; amino-acid sequence: MNHRSKGHDGLPSRLEPAEMADLTRQFRLRFDRAPTAVQAVRCADLLESGACAAYLDRLTEVLQSPSRMITASMFSKRYVFLSAVPVLYALSAYDKGLQFSLENTALEQPAYESGGWSPGLRVAKWRVTEPAADSREEWRSEIIASLFAKSLAPLWRVLAEVTDIPLAILWENTAVRLFSLYEKRLAQLGCAQTRERAERDFLYVVADASGTCFGEAENPLLRFYRPQSAHPASGKPVRIRQTCCFYYRVSADGSFCANCPKAAPAARERWI